The Comamonas piscis region AGCGACTGGCGCTTGCCCACGCCTGCCACTGTTTTTCAGCTGGGCTATGTAAATGGAGAGCATCATGACCAACATCATCAAGAACTTCTGGAACGATGAAGAAGGCGCGACCGCCATTGAGTATGGGTTGATTGCGGGGCTGATTGCCGTGGCAATTATTGGAGTGCTGACCCTTATGGGCACAAATTTGACTGCACTGTTCACCACCATCAGCAATGCGCTTAGCGAAGCCGCCACTTCAGGCAGCGGCGGAGGTGGTGGCAGTAATTGAGCAATCAACCGTGGCTACCTCAATTTTCACCTGGATCCTGCTGCTATGGCTAGCTGCCATAGCAGTCATGGACCTGCGCAGCCGCAAGGTGCGCAACTGGATGGTGCTGCTGGGCCTGGCGGCCGGCCTGGCAGCACTGTTCGGAGGTGTTCAACCGTTCGATCTGCTGGCCTGGCAAGGCCTGGCGGGGATGGCGGTGGCCTTTGCCGCTTTGCTGCCGCTCTATGCCATCCGTTGGATGGGCGCCGGCGATGTCAAGTTTGCAGCGGTGGCGGGGCTTTGGTTTGGCCTGTCGGCCCATCTGCTGGTGATCTGGCTAGCTGCCAGCGTGCTGGCCGGTCTGCATGGCGTGGCGGTGCTCGCATGGCGCAATCTGGTAATCAGTCCCCAAGGGGCATTCCTTCAAGCCAAGCTGCCCTTGCGTTGGGCACCACTGCTGCAGCCTGCAACTGCAAGTGGCACCGATGCCGCTGCACCCAGTCGCTCATCGGGACCTGCACGCAGCATCCCCTATGCAGGCTATATGGCCCTGGTCGCCATCGTGCTGCTGCTGCGCAACGCAGACCCTGTCAGCGGATAAAGGCAAGCAGATATGGCCACCAAAACCCTGTCCATTTTTCATGTGCTTTGCTGTCGCCCCCCGGGCCGCATGCGCTGCCGCGACAGCAAAGCATATGCCGTCTTAACCCTCTAGGAGCCCCCGACCATGAACCTCACCAAGATACTTGCCGGCCTGCTGCTGGTACTGGCCTTGGCCCTGGGGCTGGGCGCATTGTTGCTGGGTCGCCAGTCGGCGAATCGACCCGCTGCACCGATCACGGACGCCAGCAGCGGCGCGACCAACCAAGCTGCGACGACCTACGCCGTTGTGGTGGCCGCCAAAGCCATTACCGCTGGCCAACGACTGGTGGCTGATGATCTCAAGATCGCCCAGTTGCCGGTGGCGGTGGCCTCTAGCTTCGCTACGACTGATGAACTGCTGGGACGCACCACCACGATGGCTCTTGCGCCCGATGCGCCCCTCTTTGAGCAGCAACTGATCAGTGGCCTGGCGCTGCAGGTCGAGCCCGGCCAGCGCGCGGTGTCCGTCGGCATCCGCGAGGCCATGGCCGCAGGCCACCATGTACGCCCCGGCGATTTTGTCGATGTGTTCTTCACCCTGGATGGCAAGACCGACGCGGCCGAGGTCGACAGCCAGACCCGGCTGCTGCTGGCACGCAGCCGTGTGCTGGCCTATGGGGCAGCGAGTGTTGAAAACCCACCGCTCACGCAGACCCAGCGCCAGCAGGAAGAGCAAGAGGCTGCCAAGACCGGCAGTAGCAACGCGACCCGGCGCAATACGCAAGACGCCCAGGCGGCGCGCAATGCCGCCACCGCCGTGCTGGCCGTGCCCTTGCAAGATGTGGAGCGCCTGACCCTGGCCGAGAAATATGGCCAGCTCAGCCTGGCACTGCGCCACCCCGATGACAGCCGCGTGCCCGACCCGGCCTTGTTCGCCACCTTGCCCACCGCGCTGCAGCCGGTGGCGGGCAAGCTGGCCAAGGGCGAGCAGTTGCAGGACATCGACCGCTCCTTTGCCGGCCTGCGCTTCAAGGACCTGGCAACGGGGGCCGACAGCAAACCGGCGCGCCGCCCTCCCACTATCACGCAGGCCAAGGCGCCCGCTTCAGCTGCGCCCATTGCGCCACCACGCTCGCTGGAGGTGTACCAAGGCGGCAGCGTGCAGACCGTACGTTATTGATGGCAGCTGGGGTTGTCAGCCCCGGTTGACCGCGCCAGCACAGGCGCACACGGGCCCGCAAGGCCCGGAACCAGAACGAGACAGACGAGGGAACCGACTATGAGAACTACCGCACTCGCATCCGCCGCCGGGCTGCCCCTGCTGGTCAGCGCCTTGGCCGTGCAGGCCCAGACTGTGACGCCCGCTGCCCATAGCGCGCAGCCCCTGGCGCTGGTGCAAGGCCAGCAGCAACTGTTCAAACCCGGCATCGCCATTGCACGCATTGCCATTGGCGACCCTGCGGTGCTGGATGTGCAGGTGCTGGGAGAACTGCCCCAGACCGGCAAGCCCGCCGCAGGCAAGGCAGCAAGCCAGCGCCCCGCCCGCCATGCCGAGCTGCTGCTGACCCCCAAGACGGCAGGCAGCACCACCTTGATGGTTTGGCCCAGCCAGGGCGAGCCCCAAACCTGGAATGTGGTTGTCAGCGGACCGCGCCTTTTGCTCGAGCGCCGCCTGTCCTCCATGCCCGAGCATGCCCGTGCTGCGGCAGAACTGGCCGTGATGGCTCCCAAGGGCACCCCGCTGGCGGACCGTTCCCAGATCGATGTGCGCAGCAACACTGTGCAGGTCGATGTACAGGTGGTGGAGTTCAAAAAATCAGCGATGCGGCGTGCCGGCGTGCAGCTCAACAGCGGCGGCGCCAATGACCATGGCTTCCAGTTCGGGGTCTATACCCCAGGCAGCAATGGCAGCAGCAGTGGCTCATCCAGCGGTGGCAGCAACAGCGGCAGCGGCAGCGACGGAGGCACCTCCGCCATTGCCAGCGCGATGAACCTGGTGCTCGGCTTTGGGCGGGCCTTCAGTGGTCGGGGCATCACCGCGCAGCTGGGTTTTCTGGAGGGCAATGGCCTGGCGCGTGTGCTGGCCAAGCCCACCCTGGTGGCCCAAAGCGGCCAGACTGCGAGCTTCCTGGCCGGCGGAGAAATTCCCATCCCCGTGCCCAGTGGCGGCAGCAACAATATTTCCATCCAGTACAAGGAGTTTGGCGTCAAGCTGCAGCTGACTCCCACCATCCTGTCCAACGAGCGCATCGCGCTCAAGGTGGCGCCCGAGGCCAGCGACCTGGACTACACCCAGGGCGTGACCATCAACGACATTTCGGTGCCGGCGTTGCGCACTCGCCGTGCCGACACCTTTGTCGAGCTGGCCGATGGCGAGAGCTTTGTCATTGGCGGGCTGGTTAGCCGCTCGACCCTGTCCAACGTCAACAAGGTGCCGCTGCTGGGCGACCTTCCCATTCTGGGCACCTTCTTCAAGAACCTCAACTACTCGCAGGAAGAGACCGAGCTGGTGATCATCGTCACCCCCCGCCTGGTGCAGCCGCTGCCAGCGGGCACTAACCTGGAGGCACTGCTGCCCGGCGCCCAGCAAGAGCGGCCCAACGCTGCTGGCGTCTGGGCACCGTATGCCGTGGGCGCGCCCTATGCCAACTCGCCCCTGCCCGGCTTTTCGTACTGATGCCATGAACAAGGATTCTCTCGCCCCCCACAGCGCAGGCCCAGCGGCCGAGAACCCGTCGCTGGCCGACCTGCTCACCCCCAGGCCCGGGCAGGCCAAACCTGCGCCAGCGGATGCCGCAGAGCGCCCAGCCTTGCGCGCCGTGCCCCCATCGCTGACGCCGGTACCTGCCAGCACTGAACACCCGACTGACAACCCAGCCACCGTGCCCTTGCTGCTGGTCCAAGCCCCCCAGCCGCAAGGTGCGCTGGCACTGGTCTGGATGCAGCGCCTGCTCGGCGGTGCCCAGCCCCACCTGGCGCCCAGCCTTTATACGGTGGTGGAGCAGGTGCAGCACCTGCAGCCCCAGGCGGTGCTGGTGCAGTTCGACTGCTCGAATGTCGAGGCGGCCACCGCACTGGTGGGCCAGCTGCAGCAGACATTTCCGCATATTCCGAGGGTGGCAATTGGCCATGCACAGGATGCCCAGTGCCTGCTGGCAGCGCTGCGCGCCGGCGTGCAGGATTTTCTCGACCTGGATGCACCGATGGAGCCGGCCCAGCGCGTGATCAGCCAATTGCTGGCGCGCCCTGCCGCCGTGGACCACCGCCGTGCCGATGCCGCGCCCATCACTGCGCTGCTGTCGGCGCGGGCAGGCCTGGGCTGCAGCC contains the following coding sequences:
- a CDS encoding type II and III secretion system protein family protein, coding for MRTTALASAAGLPLLVSALAVQAQTVTPAAHSAQPLALVQGQQQLFKPGIAIARIAIGDPAVLDVQVLGELPQTGKPAAGKAASQRPARHAELLLTPKTAGSTTLMVWPSQGEPQTWNVVVSGPRLLLERRLSSMPEHARAAAELAVMAPKGTPLADRSQIDVRSNTVQVDVQVVEFKKSAMRRAGVQLNSGGANDHGFQFGVYTPGSNGSSSGSSSGGSNSGSGSDGGTSAIASAMNLVLGFGRAFSGRGITAQLGFLEGNGLARVLAKPTLVAQSGQTASFLAGGEIPIPVPSGGSNNISIQYKEFGVKLQLTPTILSNERIALKVAPEASDLDYTQGVTINDISVPALRTRRADTFVELADGESFVIGGLVSRSTLSNVNKVPLLGDLPILGTFFKNLNYSQEETELVIIVTPRLVQPLPAGTNLEALLPGAQQERPNAAGVWAPYAVGAPYANSPLPGFSY
- the cpaB gene encoding Flp pilus assembly protein CpaB, whose protein sequence is MNLTKILAGLLLVLALALGLGALLLGRQSANRPAAPITDASSGATNQAATTYAVVVAAKAITAGQRLVADDLKIAQLPVAVASSFATTDELLGRTTTMALAPDAPLFEQQLISGLALQVEPGQRAVSVGIREAMAAGHHVRPGDFVDVFFTLDGKTDAAEVDSQTRLLLARSRVLAYGAASVENPPLTQTQRQQEEQEAAKTGSSNATRRNTQDAQAARNAATAVLAVPLQDVERLTLAEKYGQLSLALRHPDDSRVPDPALFATLPTALQPVAGKLAKGEQLQDIDRSFAGLRFKDLATGADSKPARRPPTITQAKAPASAAPIAPPRSLEVYQGGSVQTVRY
- a CDS encoding A24 family peptidase, which codes for MATSIFTWILLLWLAAIAVMDLRSRKVRNWMVLLGLAAGLAALFGGVQPFDLLAWQGLAGMAVAFAALLPLYAIRWMGAGDVKFAAVAGLWFGLSAHLLVIWLAASVLAGLHGVAVLAWRNLVISPQGAFLQAKLPLRWAPLLQPATASGTDAAAPSRSSGPARSIPYAGYMALVAIVLLLRNADPVSG
- a CDS encoding Flp family type IVb pilin codes for the protein MTNIIKNFWNDEEGATAIEYGLIAGLIAVAIIGVLTLMGTNLTALFTTISNALSEAATSGSGGGGGSN